In Aspergillus fumigatus Af293 chromosome 6, whole genome shotgun sequence, the genomic window TCGTGCTAGAGTCCCCAAAGGCTGTCTTATCTATTCACTATGACTATCCTCAAACAAACCCTCGATAATGCAGAGATACAGGAGAGTGCTATTGTCACTATGACTGCTGGTAATAAAAGCGGGGCTTCTATGCTGGAGAATGCTTTTGGGTCCCAAGGGGCTCAGGTCATGCTCCCAGAACCAGCTTGGAGCAAGGTCCGGACTTACTGCCGTGATGCATTTTCTGAATTCTTCGGAACTAtgatcctcatcctctttgGAGATGGCGTGGTTGCCCAGGTCACACTTAGCAAAGGAGAAAAGGGTGACTATCAATCAATCTCCTGGGGCTGGGGGTGAGTATATCTCTTGGTTTTGCTGCTCATTTCTCTGGCACTTACTGACGGGGTTGCTCTTTAGGATCGGAGTCATGTTGGGTGTCTACGCGAGTGGCATCTCCGGAGCACACATCAACCCGGCAGTGACCTTTGCAAACTGCGTCTTCCGAAAATTCCCATGGCGAAAATTCCCCGTCTATGCCATTGCCCAGATACTGGGAGCGATGTGTGGAGCAGCTATTGTCTATGGAAATTACAGGTCGGCCATCGATCAGTTTGAAGGGGGGGCACACATTCGAACGGTGCCTGGATATTCTCCTACAGCCACCGCGGGTATCTTCTGTACCTACCCGGCGGAATTCATGACCAGGACGGGACAATTCTTCTCGGAGTTCATCGCCAGCTCCATCCTGATGTTCTTGATATTTGCTCTGAAAGACGACGGAAATATCGGGGCTGGTCCCCTTACCCCCCTTGCGCTCTTCTTTGTGATCTTTGGCATTGGCGCTTGTTTTGGGTGGGAAACTGGGTATGCCATCAACCTTGCTCGAGATTTCGGGCCTAGATTGGTTTCCTATATGATCGGATACGGGCCCGAGGTCTGGAAGGCAGGAAACTATTACTTTTGGGTATGCCTGGCTCTATTTGAATATGATGACTGATGATACGAAGGACTAACAACCCTATTCGCAGATCCCCA contains:
- a CDS encoding MIP/aquaporin family protein; this translates as MTILKQTLDNAEIQESAIVTMTAGNKSGASMLENAFGSQGAQVMLPEPAWSKVRTYCRDAFSEFFGTMILILFGDGVVAQVTLSKGEKGDYQSISWGWGIGVMLGVYASGISGAHINPAVTFANCVFRKFPWRKFPVYAIAQILGAMCGAAIVYGNYRSAIDQFEGGAHIRTVPGYSPTATAGIFCTYPAEFMTRTGQFFSEFIASSILMFLIFALKDDGNIGAGPLTPLALFFVIFGIGACFGWETGYAINLARDFGPRLVSYMIGYGPEVWKAGNYYFWIPMVAPFIGCTFGGWIYDMFLYTGTDSPVNTPYAGLRRLFQPGEKKSIDSQSQV